The Clostridioides sp. ES-S-0010-02 genome window below encodes:
- a CDS encoding SEC-C domain-containing protein, with translation MLGRNELCPCGSGKKYKKCCLNKDIVSERASRKTELSQKQYTDLYSKLYDYSRQDRFKDECEKAKEMFYIMQNDTVNEKFERFFNTYLIQDHIMENKKVMTVGFLEENGANLSQSEISILKSLFESYVSIYEVKEISTGKIVLRDCLSGKELYTEDVKLLRSFKIGSCMIARIIDVEGTNILIDVTISISNEVKDIILNDVMNLFNQYKDLYKDMKTFLIYHTHVLYKYIQQLLDPSIAEYLKRERDKNDSKKVNLEGELAEVECKVLDTLKENVEKENIDACIEFWNEYKKSHENIKGAESGWAAAVEYYVKKEAGQPITQVQISKKYDISSSTLGKRYKDLKIS, from the coding sequence TTGTTAGGGAGAAATGAGCTATGCCCTTGTGGAAGTGGCAAAAAATACAAGAAATGTTGTTTAAATAAAGATATTGTTTCAGAAAGAGCAAGCAGAAAAACTGAACTTTCACAAAAGCAATATACAGATTTATATTCAAAATTATATGATTATTCAAGACAGGATAGATTCAAAGATGAATGTGAAAAAGCTAAAGAAATGTTTTATATAATGCAAAATGATACTGTAAATGAAAAGTTCGAAAGATTTTTTAATACGTATTTAATACAAGACCACATAATGGAAAATAAAAAGGTCATGACGGTTGGATTTCTTGAAGAGAATGGTGCAAACCTAAGTCAATCAGAAATTTCAATATTAAAAAGTTTGTTTGAATCCTATGTAAGCATTTACGAAGTAAAAGAAATTTCTACAGGAAAAATAGTTTTAAGAGATTGTTTAAGTGGGAAAGAACTTTACACAGAAGATGTAAAGCTTCTAAGAAGCTTTAAAATCGGAAGCTGTATGATAGCTAGAATAATTGATGTTGAAGGAACTAATATATTAATAGATGTAACTATAAGTATATCAAATGAAGTTAAAGATATAATTTTAAATGATGTTATGAATTTATTTAATCAATATAAAGACCTATATAAAGATATGAAGACGTTCTTAATTTATCATACACATGTATTATATAAATATATACAACAGCTTTTAGACCCAAGTATAGCCGAATATTTAAAAAGAGAAAGAGATAAAAATGATAGTAAAAAAGTTAATTTAGAAGGTGAATTAGCTGAAGTAGAATGTAAAGTTTTAGATACTCTTAAAGAAAATGTGGAAAAAGAAAATATAGATGCATGTATAGAGTTCTGGAATGAATATAAGAAAAGTCATGAAAATATAAAAGGAGCTGAAAGTGGTTGGGCAGCTGCTGTTGAGTACTATGTTAAGAAAGAAGCAGGACAACCTATAACTCAAGTGCAAATATCAAAAAAATATGATATAAGCTCTAGTACATTAGGAAAAAGATACAAAGATTTAAAAATATCTTAA